Proteins encoded in a region of the Balaenoptera ricei isolate mBalRic1 chromosome 19, mBalRic1.hap2, whole genome shotgun sequence genome:
- the NRN1L gene encoding neuritin-like protein — MMCCRFCHRWQPPCVLGLLLLLLPPLVLVSPLAATTAGPGRCDTIYQGFAECLIRLGDGMGRGGELESVCRSWNDFHTCASRVLLGCPEEAAAVWESLQQEARRAPHPDNLHTLCGTPVRLQERGAGPETNQETLRATAPAPTLGPEPPLLAAALALACLLGPLA, encoded by the exons ATGATGTGCTGCCGCTTCTGTCACCGCTGGCAACCGCCCTGTGTACTggggctgttgctgctgctgctgccgcccctTG tccttgTATCTCCCCTGGCAGCAACCACAGCGGGCCCAGGCCGCTGTGACACCATATACCAGGGCTTTGCCGAGTGTCTCATCCGCTTGGGGGACGGCATGGGCCGCGGAGGTGAGCTGGAGAGCGTCTGCAG GTCTTGGAATGATTTCCACACCTGTGCCTCGCGAGTCCTGTTGGGCTGTCCCGAGGAGGCCGCCGCCGTGTGGGAGTCACTACAGCAAGAAGCTCGCCGGGCCCCACACCCAGATAACTTGCACACTCTGTGCGGCACCCCTGTGCGCCTTCAGGAGCGCGGGGCGGGCCCAGAGACCAACCAGGAGACGCTGCGGGCGACAGCGCCAGCACCCACTCTGGGCCCCGAGCCCCCTCTGCTGGCGGCTGCTCTGGCGCTCGCCTGCCTCCTGGGTCCTCTGGCCTAG